One Primulina tabacum isolate GXHZ01 chromosome 10, ASM2559414v2, whole genome shotgun sequence DNA segment encodes these proteins:
- the LOC142504880 gene encoding uncharacterized protein LOC142504880, whose translation MIKWTAELGEYDIEYKPRVAIKAQALLDFLSKMVQPEKEKVWRVFVDWSSSLVGCGVGVVSVSPLGEKIKLALRIDSRIKDVYEAKDDMMLKYLQLIHAQAKIFMDWSIEQIPREENGEADALAKMAASLSEVSTREVLHVSRLVLFAEEEILPISEDTWMTPLIKFIVNNELPEDKARAQKIKRQAHRFVLSNNVLYMRSFQGPLLKCLSEGEVDYVLREIHDGCCAEHLGGISLARKTMLAGFWLPTLSQDSTRVVQACEGCQHHSNFQHSPATLMKPIWASCPFDQWSMNIAGPFPIVRAQKKFLLVAVDYFSKWVKAEPLTKITKQEVLKFLWKNIVCRFGVPRRLISDNGRQFQGKEITSWCREMKITQSFTSVVLSSS comes from the exons ATGATCAAGTGGACAGCGGAGTTGGGAGAATATGACATTGAATATAAGCCCCGAGTTGCTATCAAAGCGCAAGCCTTATTAGATTTCTTATCCAAGATGGTTCAACCCGAGAAAGAAAAAGTATGGAGAGTTTTTGTGGATTGGTCGTCTAGCCTTGTTGGGTGTGGAGTAGGGGTTGTGTCAGTATCTCCCCTGGGAGAAAAGATTAAATTGGCACTAAGGATTGATTCCCGG ATAAAGGACGTTTATGAAGCTAAGGATGACATGATGCTCAAATATTTACAGCTCATTCATGCCCAAGCAAAAATCTTTAtggattggagtattgaacaaATACCTCGGGAAGAGAATGGAGAGGCAGATGCTCTAGCGAAAATGGCTGCTTCTTTGTCAGAGGTCAGCACCCGGGAAGTTCTGCACGTTTCCCGGTTGGTCCTTTTCgccgaggaagaaatattaccaATATCCGAAGACACCTGGATGACACCTCTGATAAAGTTCATTGTGAACAATGAATTACCCGAGGACAAAGCCCGAGCTCAGAAGATTAAGAGACAAGCTCACAGGTTTGTTCTCTCAAATAATGTCTTATACATGAGATCATTCCAAGGGCCACTATTAAAATGCTTATCTGAGGGAGAAGTGGATTATGTCCTCCGAGAGATTCATGATGGATGTTGTGCCGAGCATCTCGGAGGGATATCTTTGGCCCGGAAGACAATGCTTGCCGGGTTCTGGTTGCCAACTCTTAGCCAAGATTCTACTCGAGTGGTCCAGGCTTGTGAGGGGTGTCAACATCATTCTAATTTTCAACATAGCCCGGCCACTCTTATGAAGCCTATTTGGGCATCTTGCCCCTTTGATCAATGGAGCATGAATATTGCGGGTCCCTTCCCAATTGTCCGGGCTCAGAAGAAATTCTTACTTGTGGCAGTAGATTATTTTTCTAAATGGGTGAAAGCTGAGCCCTTGACCAAGATCACTAAGCAGgaggttttgaaatttttatggaaGAACATAGTATGCCGATTTGGAGTACCTAGAAGACTGATCTCAGATAATGGAAGACAGTTTCAGGGCAAAGAAATTACATCTTGGTGCCGGGAAATGAAGATCACTCAATCTTTCACCTCTGTTGTCCTATCCTCAAGCTAA